The following are encoded together in the Ignavibacteria bacterium genome:
- a CDS encoding OsmC family protein, translated as MPTSILKYLGNLRTEMTHVKSGQVVVTDAPFDNNGKGEAFSPTDLMSSSLCACMITIMGIAAQNHGFSIDGATAEITKIMSSEPRKVAGIHIEIKFPANNYSDKEKKIIEHITKTCPVALSLHESVSQEVKLTYS; from the coding sequence ATGCCCACATCAATTTTAAAATATCTCGGAAATTTAAGAACCGAGATGACTCATGTGAAATCAGGACAGGTAGTTGTTACCGATGCACCGTTTGATAATAATGGGAAAGGAGAAGCCTTTTCCCCGACAGACCTTATGTCATCTTCGCTTTGCGCTTGTATGATTACAATCATGGGTATTGCAGCTCAAAATCACGGTTTCTCAATTGACGGAGCGACTGCCGAAATTACAAAAATAATGTCCTCTGAACCGAGAAAAGTAGCTGGAATTCATATAGAAATTAAATTTCCCGCAAATAATTATTCAGATAAAGAGAAGAAAATAATTGAGCATATTACTAAAACGTGCCCAGTTGCTCTGAGTCTACATGAAAGTGTTTCTCAGGAAGTTAAGTTGACTTATTCATAA
- a CDS encoding M13 family metallopeptidase, giving the protein MKNIIALFLILGFVTSSFAQPIIDKNNMDLSINPGDDFFNYANGTWIKNTPMPPDLTRYGAFDELRENNDRQLKALIEELSTQKSTPGSNKQKIGDLFASGLDEAKINSLGYQPIKSRLEELKNIDSKEDLIKFIAYLNTSGSSSFFGFGSSPDRKNSSMNIASLRQSGITLSNRDYYLKDDERNKSIRTELQKYMTELFKLVGYDEKLAAAKAKMQIEFEIILANSSFSNLELRDPELNYNKMSLDDLSALSSGFDWKLYMKQIGVENPGDINIGQKKYFEDFGKHFKDTDLEVLKNYVEWRLINNASTYLCSDFVEANFAFYGKFMSGAQEIRPRWKRVLDVVNGSLGEALGELYVEKHFSPAAKQRIKDLVANIKLAMSDRIKKLDWMSDETKMQALIKLDKMGIKVGYPDKWEDYSKIEISRDSYFDNILNVRKFNFNKNISEIGKPVDKTKWGMSPQTVNAYYSGTNNEICFPAGILQPPFFFAEGDDAVNYGGIGAVIGHEITHGFDDQGRKFDAEGNLKDWWTDDDKAKFEAKAQILVDQYNNFVVLDTFKVDGKFTLGENIADLGGITLGLEGLKKAWDKNPPAKEIEGFTPLQRYFLSYAQIWRGSIREKELLKRLKEDVHSPSLARVNGIVYNIPQFYEAFNITSGKMYKDPATRAVIW; this is encoded by the coding sequence ATGAAAAACATTATTGCTTTATTCCTGATTTTAGGATTTGTAACATCTTCCTTTGCTCAGCCGATAATTGATAAAAACAATATGGATTTGAGTATAAATCCCGGAGATGATTTCTTTAATTATGCAAATGGAACATGGATAAAAAATACTCCAATGCCGCCTGACTTGACCCGTTACGGAGCATTCGATGAGCTTCGTGAAAATAATGACCGTCAGCTTAAAGCTCTTATTGAGGAATTATCGACTCAGAAAAGTACTCCGGGTTCAAACAAACAAAAAATTGGTGATTTATTTGCCAGTGGCCTGGATGAAGCAAAAATTAATTCACTAGGATACCAGCCTATAAAAAGCAGACTCGAAGAACTTAAAAATATAGATTCAAAAGAGGACTTAATTAAGTTTATCGCATACCTGAATACAAGCGGGTCGTCATCATTCTTCGGTTTCGGTTCTTCACCCGACCGTAAAAATAGTTCTATGAATATAGCTTCGTTGAGACAGTCTGGCATTACTCTTTCGAACAGGGATTATTATCTAAAAGATGATGAGAGGAATAAGTCAATAAGAACCGAACTTCAAAAATATATGACAGAGTTGTTCAAACTTGTCGGATATGATGAAAAGCTTGCAGCAGCAAAGGCAAAGATGCAAATAGAGTTTGAAATAATTCTTGCAAATTCCTCATTCTCTAATCTAGAGCTTCGTGATCCCGAGCTGAATTATAATAAAATGTCTTTAGATGACCTATCAGCCTTAAGCAGCGGTTTTGACTGGAAGCTTTATATGAAGCAGATAGGAGTCGAAAATCCTGGTGATATTAACATTGGACAGAAAAAATATTTCGAGGATTTTGGAAAACATTTTAAGGATACAGACCTTGAAGTTTTAAAAAATTATGTCGAATGGAGACTTATAAATAATGCTTCTACTTATTTATGCAGTGATTTTGTTGAAGCTAACTTTGCTTTCTATGGAAAGTTTATGTCAGGTGCGCAAGAAATTAGACCTCGCTGGAAGCGTGTACTGGATGTTGTTAATGGTTCTCTTGGTGAAGCTTTGGGAGAACTCTATGTTGAAAAACATTTTTCTCCGGCGGCTAAGCAGAGAATAAAGGATTTGGTTGCTAATATCAAACTTGCTATGTCGGATAGAATTAAAAAACTTGACTGGATGTCAGATGAAACCAAAATGCAGGCGTTAATTAAGCTTGATAAAATGGGTATTAAAGTTGGTTACCCTGATAAATGGGAAGATTATTCAAAGATAGAAATCTCACGAGATTCGTATTTTGATAATATTTTGAATGTAAGAAAATTTAATTTTAACAAAAACATCAGCGAAATTGGTAAACCGGTGGATAAAACAAAATGGGGAATGAGTCCGCAGACTGTTAACGCTTATTATTCTGGAACCAATAATGAGATCTGTTTCCCCGCAGGTATTCTTCAGCCTCCATTCTTCTTTGCGGAAGGTGATGATGCTGTAAATTACGGTGGGATTGGCGCAGTTATTGGTCACGAGATTACTCACGGTTTTGATGATCAGGGAAGAAAGTTTGATGCCGAGGGAAATCTCAAAGATTGGTGGACAGATGATGATAAAGCCAAATTCGAAGCAAAAGCTCAGATACTTGTCGATCAGTATAATAACTTTGTCGTGCTTGATACGTTTAAAGTCGATGGAAAGTTTACACTCGGTGAAAATATTGCCGACCTTGGTGGTATTACTCTTGGTCTTGAGGGATTGAAAAAAGCTTGGGATAAAAATCCTCCTGCAAAAGAAATTGAAGGATTCACACCCTTGCAAAGATATTTTCTCTCTTATGCACAAATTTGGAGAGGAAGTATTCGTGAAAAAGAACTTCTCAAAAGATTAAAAGAAGATGTGCATTCACCTTCTCTTGCGCGTGTAAACGGTATCGTTTACAACATACCGCAGTTCTACGAAGCGTTCAATATCACTTCTGGGAAAATGTACAAAGATCCCGCTACAAGAGCTGTCATCTGGTAA
- a CDS encoding SDR family oxidoreductase codes for MKKTALITGASAGLGVEFAKNFAKEGYNLVLAARRTERMEKLANDLIKRHNVKIKVLGKDLCHMIEVQSIFDTLQEENIHIDLLVNNAGFGDWGYFHESDWKKVESMIDVNIKTVTKLTYLFMRPMIEKGEGKILNVASMAAFQPGPMMAVYYATKAYVLSFSEAISKEVKGKGISVTILCPGPTETEFQSSANLGKSKLFKLTRIPSAKEVADFGYREMMKESLTVVPGLLNKLVVQFIRFSPRKLVLSAVRAIQERE; via the coding sequence ATGAAAAAAACGGCATTAATAACAGGTGCATCAGCAGGATTGGGAGTAGAGTTTGCGAAGAATTTTGCAAAAGAAGGGTACAATTTAGTGCTTGCCGCAAGAAGAACGGAAAGGATGGAGAAACTTGCGAATGATTTAATTAAACGACATAATGTGAAAATAAAAGTATTGGGAAAAGATTTATGTCACATGATTGAAGTTCAATCGATTTTTGACACGCTTCAGGAAGAAAACATTCATATAGACCTTCTTGTTAACAATGCCGGATTCGGGGACTGGGGATATTTTCATGAGTCGGACTGGAAGAAAGTAGAGAGTATGATTGATGTAAATATAAAAACCGTTACAAAACTGACGTACCTGTTCATGAGACCAATGATAGAGAAAGGGGAAGGAAAAATATTAAACGTTGCATCGATGGCAGCATTTCAACCTGGACCTATGATGGCTGTATATTACGCAACGAAGGCGTATGTTTTATCTTTCAGCGAGGCAATAAGCAAAGAAGTGAAAGGAAAAGGAATTAGTGTAACGATACTATGTCCGGGTCCGACGGAAACAGAATTTCAGAGTTCTGCTAATTTAGGAAAAAGTAAACTATTCAAGCTTACACGCATACCAAGCGCAAAAGAGGTGGCGGATTTTGGATATAGAGAAATGATGAAGGAAAGCCTTACGGTTGTTCCTGGATTATTGAACAAGCTGGTAGTTCAATTTATCAGATTTTCTCCAAGAAAGCTGGTATTAAGTGCGGTAAGAGCGATACAGGAAAGAGAATAA
- a CDS encoding DUF5808 domain-containing protein translates to MKTQFDKNDPDRRRNNTDNYKWGIFFNSKDPRFILPKRNQRMGWTLNFANPYSYLIELGIIAFDVFILN, encoded by the coding sequence ATGAAAACACAATTTGATAAGAACGATCCAGACAGAAGGAGAAACAATACGGATAATTATAAATGGGGAATTTTTTTTAACTCCAAGGACCCAAGATTTATTTTACCAAAAAGAAATCAGCGGATGGGATGGACTTTGAATTTTGCAAACCCTTATTCTTACCTGATAGAATTGGGTATCATTGCTTTTGATGTTTTTATTTTAAACTAA
- a CDS encoding MBL fold metallo-hydrolase, whose protein sequence is MKNAILILLLIIICNETYSQNSATVCYIANEGFMVEASGKKILFDGLFGGFNANWCDVPTSDTKVKLEEATPPFDNIDLIFISHNHSDHFNKEMVVKHLLKNSKCKVVCPEQVYKKLESADGFKDIQNSVLEFTPDINRDTAVIIDGMKIKIYRLEHSRYMGRDSITGNEINLHQNVENIGFLLETDEIRVFHCGDINPWNEEQLKKFNLKDENIDIAFLERLFLTNREGKGIELINEYIKPRNTIFMHIDPKNREIYKQIILQISDVLPNVFIFDKSLECKGIILR, encoded by the coding sequence ATGAAAAATGCAATACTAATACTGCTATTAATTATCATTTGCAATGAGACATATTCTCAGAATTCAGCAACAGTCTGCTATATAGCAAATGAAGGATTTATGGTGGAAGCAAGCGGAAAAAAGATTTTGTTTGACGGCTTATTCGGCGGATTTAATGCTAACTGGTGTGATGTGCCTACCTCTGATACAAAAGTAAAACTTGAAGAAGCAACTCCCCCTTTTGATAACATAGATTTAATATTTATCAGCCATAATCATTCTGACCATTTTAACAAGGAAATGGTTGTAAAGCATTTGCTGAAGAATTCAAAATGTAAAGTTGTATGTCCAGAACAAGTATATAAGAAACTTGAATCTGCAGATGGGTTTAAGGATATACAGAATAGTGTTTTGGAATTTACCCCAGATATTAATCGAGATACAGCAGTTATAATAGATGGAATGAAAATAAAGATTTACCGTCTTGAACACAGCCGCTACATGGGACGAGACTCCATTACAGGTAATGAGATAAATCTTCACCAAAACGTGGAAAACATAGGCTTTCTGCTTGAGACAGACGAAATCCGAGTATTTCACTGCGGAGATATAAATCCCTGGAACGAGGAACAGTTAAAAAAGTTTAATTTAAAAGATGAAAACATCGATATAGCATTTCTTGAACGGCTTTTTCTGACAAACCGAGAGGGCAAAGGCATTGAATTGATTAACGAATATATAAAGCCAAGAAATACAATATTCATGCATATCGATCCCAAGAACAGGGAAATTTATAAACAAATTATTTTACAAATATCGGATGTCCTTCCAAATGTTTTTATATTTGATAAATCACTAGAGTGCAAAGGAATAATTCTCAGATAA
- a CDS encoding segregation/condensation protein A, translating to MEEITDNIIKQDAPKPSDYWAKLTEYEGPLDILLHFVKEEELNIYDIPISKITKDFLEFLNYMQTLDIELAGEFLLMAAELMKIKARMLIPQIVENEAEEEDPRYTLIRKLLEYKRFKDASTELLKYEESARQRYFRLYFKKDPKEVELDVLNDAGLQNLTIFNLIKGYKHVITNVRHEIVHPIELMNTTPEIQREFLINFFKTRLSINYKELISTMDEKMVVICTFLSILQLALEGYLGIIFNEKNLSEFSLIKIINEHLN from the coding sequence TTGGAAGAAATAACTGATAATATTATAAAACAAGACGCACCAAAGCCGAGTGATTATTGGGCGAAGTTGACCGAATACGAGGGACCTCTTGATATACTTCTCCACTTTGTAAAAGAAGAGGAGTTAAATATATACGACATACCAATATCAAAAATAACGAAAGATTTTCTTGAGTTTCTGAACTATATGCAGACACTTGATATTGAACTTGCCGGAGAGTTCCTACTTATGGCTGCGGAACTGATGAAAATTAAAGCACGAATGCTTATACCTCAGATAGTAGAAAATGAAGCAGAAGAAGAGGATCCCAGATATACACTTATAAGAAAATTACTCGAGTACAAAAGATTTAAAGACGCGTCAACAGAACTTCTGAAGTATGAAGAAAGTGCAAGGCAAAGATATTTCAGACTCTATTTTAAAAAAGATCCGAAAGAAGTTGAGTTAGATGTATTGAATGATGCCGGACTTCAAAACCTGACAATTTTCAACCTGATTAAAGGCTACAAACATGTAATCACGAATGTAAGACATGAAATTGTACATCCAATAGAGTTAATGAATACAACACCTGAAATTCAGAGAGAATTTTTGATAAACTTCTTCAAGACGCGATTATCTATAAACTATAAAGAACTGATATCTACGATGGATGAGAAAATGGTTGTAATATGTACATTTCTTTCTATATTACAGTTAGCACTGGAAGGTTATCTCGGGATTATATTTAATGAAAAAAACCTGTCTGAATTTTCTTTAATAAAAATTATAAACGAACACTTGAATTGA
- a CDS encoding PocR ligand-binding domain-containing protein has protein sequence MNKRENISKLINYSLIILLRYKLEDLIDVKLFQNLQEKLDSVYSFPSAIIDNDGKVLTAVAWQDICTKFHRINPLCERECVKSDQYILNHIEEANPAVSYTCPHGLIDNATPIIIDGNHLGNFFTGQFFLEEPDIEFFKGQAKKYEFNEKEYLDAVKKVPVWTKDKLIAYLEFIKVFIEIIAGIGLKSLRNIEYNEIIKESEERYRLVLQNTSDWIWEVNKNGKYVYSSENIERILGYTSAEIMGKTPFDFMQEKESKRVNEIFKNLIETKSVIVNLENWNIHKDGHPVCLLTNGYPLLDDTGNVVGYKGGDTDITLRKQSELKLKQQLLFTTALNEIAEIISSNDDSNDILKNTNMIVGETLKADRISIYDISFERKSIEGLCEWLREDRHEIKSTKGQFTSLEMFLNTFKGIRKSRKHIESHSNDINELIKKDKRENLLHGDLNIKSLLWYPFAFNEYGYYLFTINQISEPRVWTNEEINFIESVAKQVSLALMKIRLLEERKKAEDALAYNHRMLLKLSNQVPGVIYQYRLYENGSSCFPYSSEGMNEIYEYSPEEVREDATPVFGRLHPDDIQRVSDLIFESARTQNVFYCEFRVVLPKKGLRWRFSHAVPEKMKDGSTLWHGIIYDITERKKTEEELIRAKEKAEESDKLKSAFLANMSHEIRTPMNGILGFAQLLKEPKLTGEEQQNYISIIEKSGARMLNIINDIVDISKIESGQALVKLSESNINQQIEYIYTFFKPEAESKNLKLSYDNSLPDTDVEITTDKEKLYAILTNLVKNAIKFSYKGTINFGYKKEKDYLEFYVRDEGIGIPKHRQEEIFKSFVQADISDKMAFQGAGLGLAITKAYVEMLGGKIRVESDEGNGSTFYFTIPFNIRKKNKNESIERKSEKKDEQLKKLKILIAEDDEECSMLLELMVKKYSKDTLTSTTGMDTLEIYRNNPDIDLILMDLKMPNMNGYDTTREIRKLNNDVIILAQTAFALAGDEEKAITAGCNGYLSKPIKQEVIDELVIKYFKNR, from the coding sequence ATAAATAAAAGAGAAAATATTTCAAAATTAATAAATTATTCACTTATTATATTACTGAGATACAAACTTGAGGATTTAATCGATGTTAAGTTATTCCAGAATTTACAGGAAAAGCTTGATTCCGTTTATTCATTTCCGTCAGCAATAATTGACAATGACGGCAAGGTACTAACAGCGGTAGCATGGCAAGACATTTGTACAAAATTCCACAGAATAAATCCGTTATGCGAACGTGAATGCGTTAAGAGTGATCAATATATATTAAATCACATAGAAGAGGCTAATCCAGCGGTAAGCTACACTTGTCCTCACGGATTAATAGACAATGCAACACCCATAATAATTGACGGAAATCATTTAGGGAATTTTTTTACAGGACAATTTTTTCTTGAGGAGCCTGATATCGAATTCTTCAAAGGACAGGCAAAAAAATACGAATTTAACGAGAAAGAATATTTAGACGCTGTAAAAAAAGTACCCGTCTGGACGAAAGACAAACTAATAGCTTATTTAGAGTTTATAAAAGTGTTCATTGAAATAATAGCAGGTATAGGACTGAAGAGTTTAAGAAATATAGAGTACAATGAAATAATAAAGGAAAGTGAAGAGCGTTACCGATTAGTTTTACAGAACACTTCGGATTGGATATGGGAAGTAAACAAAAACGGCAAATATGTTTACTCATCGGAAAATATTGAAAGGATTTTGGGATACACATCAGCAGAAATAATGGGAAAGACACCTTTTGATTTTATGCAAGAGAAAGAAAGCAAACGAGTAAATGAGATATTTAAAAATCTAATTGAGACAAAGAGTGTAATAGTGAATTTAGAAAACTGGAATATTCACAAAGATGGACATCCAGTTTGCCTTTTAACGAATGGATATCCTTTATTAGATGACACTGGTAATGTTGTCGGATATAAGGGAGGAGATACAGATATAACATTACGAAAGCAATCGGAATTAAAACTAAAACAGCAATTATTATTTACCACAGCATTGAATGAAATTGCTGAAATTATAAGTTCAAACGACGACTCTAACGATATACTGAAAAACACAAACATGATTGTAGGAGAAACACTCAAGGCAGACAGAATTTCAATTTATGATATATCATTCGAAAGAAAAAGTATCGAAGGATTGTGTGAATGGCTCCGGGAAGATAGACATGAAATAAAATCGACAAAGGGACAATTTACTTCTTTAGAAATGTTTCTGAATACTTTTAAAGGAATAAGGAAAAGCCGAAAGCACATTGAAAGTCACTCAAATGACATTAATGAATTAATAAAGAAGGATAAAAGAGAAAATCTTCTACACGGAGATTTGAATATAAAAAGTCTTTTATGGTATCCGTTCGCGTTCAATGAATATGGATACTATTTATTTACGATAAATCAAATTTCCGAGCCAAGAGTCTGGACAAATGAGGAAATAAACTTTATAGAGTCCGTTGCAAAACAAGTAAGTCTTGCACTTATGAAGATTAGACTTCTTGAAGAAAGAAAAAAAGCAGAAGATGCATTAGCTTATAACCATCGAATGCTTTTGAAACTTTCCAATCAGGTACCTGGAGTAATATACCAATACAGATTATATGAAAACGGGAGCTCATGCTTCCCTTATTCCAGTGAAGGAATGAATGAAATATACGAATACTCACCAGAAGAAGTGAGAGAAGATGCAACGCCAGTTTTCGGTAGACTGCATCCGGATGACATACAACGAGTATCGGATTTAATATTCGAATCAGCAAGAACTCAAAATGTATTTTACTGTGAATTCAGAGTAGTCTTACCCAAAAAGGGATTAAGGTGGAGGTTCAGCCATGCAGTTCCCGAGAAAATGAAAGATGGAAGCACGCTTTGGCACGGGATAATATATGATATAACAGAGAGAAAGAAAACCGAAGAAGAACTGATACGAGCAAAGGAAAAAGCCGAAGAAAGCGACAAGCTAAAGTCAGCATTTCTTGCCAACATGAGTCATGAAATCAGAACACCGATGAACGGAATTCTGGGATTTGCACAATTACTTAAAGAGCCGAAGTTAACTGGAGAAGAACAACAAAATTACATAAGTATAATAGAAAAAAGCGGTGCACGTATGCTTAATATTATAAACGATATAGTAGATATTTCGAAAATAGAATCGGGGCAAGCATTAGTAAAATTATCTGAATCAAACATAAATCAGCAAATTGAATATATTTATACTTTTTTCAAACCCGAAGCAGAAAGCAAAAATTTAAAATTGTCTTACGATAATTCATTGCCAGATACGGATGTCGAAATAACAACTGACAAGGAAAAACTTTACGCTATACTTACGAATCTTGTGAAAAACGCTATAAAGTTTTCGTACAAAGGTACGATTAACTTCGGTTATAAGAAAGAAAAGGATTATCTTGAGTTTTATGTAAGAGATGAAGGTATAGGGATTCCAAAACACAGGCAGGAAGAAATATTTAAGAGTTTTGTACAAGCAGATATTTCGGATAAAATGGCGTTTCAAGGCGCCGGTCTTGGATTAGCGATTACCAAAGCATATGTTGAAATGCTTGGGGGTAAAATTCGGGTAGAAAGTGACGAGGGAAATGGTTCTACATTTTACTTTACAATTCCATTTAATATTAGAAAGAAAAATAAGAATGAATCGATCGAAAGAAAATCAGAAAAGAAAGATGAACAATTAAAGAAGCTCAAAATTTTGATTGCCGAAGATGATGAGGAATGCAGCATGCTTCTTGAATTAATGGTTAAAAAATACAGCAAGGATACTTTAACATCAACAACGGGGATGGATACACTGGAGATATATCGCAACAATCCAGATATTGACTTAATATTGATGGACTTAAAAATGCCAAATATGAACGGTTACGATACAACAAGAGAGATAAGAAAATTAAACAACGATGTAATTATCTTAGCACAGACGGCGTTTGCACTTGCAGGCGATGAAGAAAAAGCAATTACAGCGGGATGCAACGGATATTTATCAAAACCAATAAAGCAGGAAGTAATTGATGAATTAGTGATTAAGTATTTTAAGAATAGGTGA
- a CDS encoding PAS domain S-box protein: MDLSIRTIISIILFASIIQFIVLYYQYKINKKYAGIGWWLLWAGAESAVFLIMLFRSHIPFADYFLLLQNMMILLCMIFLYIGIMRFIGRDIHKNLILISSIVFLVVHFYVTVIDNFAPYRTTTNNLFIGLVTFLISYSLFRYKPNSIKTSANFTASALFIHSIVFIVISFLNFYYRENINLFNATIFNFIQYTNVFLSGILWTFGIILMLNQRLSSELRDSSEDFKLLFNSSPDDVLLTKIENGMIVDANAGFTKIMGFEREEVIGKSMVDLNIWEDIEERKKFIQRIIEKGYCENFEVRFINKFGKRITGLLSGQIINFQGEPHILSVSRNITERKAEEEIIRESEEKYRLLAENMADVIWTMDVETMKFLYISPSVFKLRGYTPEEIISSTIDSALTIEGSAYVRKNANMMVEKLKNDTEFFGKSYTNIIEQPRKDGTNVWTELVTRFYLNDKTGRIEIHGVTRDISERKKAEDEIRRKNKELEKLNLEKDKFFSIISHDLRSPFNGILGLSNLMATDIQQLTREEIQEISLNLNKSANNFYRLLTNLLEWAKMQGRMTEYNPEKLMLKNFIFEVINLFTETANKKDIKLEFTAVDGFEVTTDRFMLDTILRNLVSNSLKFTNKGGRIDITAKKDSKKTEITVKDTGIGMSKEILENLFKIDSKQLSRYGTDNEPGTGLGLILCKEFIDRHNGELRVKSDEGAGSEFTIVLLNDEVDT, from the coding sequence ATGGATTTAAGTATAAGAACGATAATTTCTATTATATTATTTGCGTCGATTATTCAATTCATCGTACTTTACTATCAGTATAAAATTAATAAAAAATATGCCGGTATAGGCTGGTGGCTACTCTGGGCGGGTGCGGAATCAGCTGTTTTTTTAATAATGCTTTTCCGGAGCCATATACCTTTTGCTGATTATTTTCTGCTATTACAGAATATGATGATATTACTCTGTATGATATTTTTATACATCGGAATAATGCGATTTATTGGGCGGGATATCCATAAGAATCTTATACTGATTAGCTCTATAGTTTTTTTAGTAGTGCATTTTTACGTTACTGTTATTGATAATTTCGCACCTTATAGGACAACTACAAACAACCTGTTTATCGGATTAGTAACATTCTTAATTTCTTATAGTCTTTTCAGGTATAAACCAAATTCAATAAAAACTTCAGCAAATTTTACTGCTTCGGCATTATTCATACACAGTATTGTGTTTATTGTAATCTCGTTTTTAAATTTTTACTACAGAGAAAATATTAATCTCTTTAACGCGACAATATTTAATTTCATTCAATATACTAATGTATTTCTTTCGGGAATTCTCTGGACTTTCGGAATTATACTGATGTTAAACCAAAGATTGAGTTCTGAACTCAGAGATTCATCAGAGGATTTTAAACTATTATTCAACTCAAGCCCGGATGATGTACTATTAACGAAGATTGAAAATGGAATGATTGTGGATGCAAACGCCGGTTTTACAAAAATAATGGGATTCGAACGAGAAGAAGTTATAGGTAAATCGATGGTTGATTTAAATATCTGGGAAGACATAGAAGAAAGGAAGAAGTTTATTCAACGAATAATCGAGAAGGGGTACTGTGAAAATTTCGAGGTAAGATTTATAAATAAGTTTGGAAAAAGAATAACTGGATTACTATCCGGGCAAATCATAAATTTCCAGGGAGAACCTCATATTTTAAGCGTATCGAGAAATATCACCGAGCGAAAAGCAGAAGAAGAAATAATAAGAGAAAGCGAGGAGAAATACAGACTTCTGGCTGAAAACATGGCAGATGTTATTTGGACAATGGATGTTGAGACGATGAAATTTTTGTACATAAGCCCCTCTGTTTTTAAACTTAGAGGATATACACCGGAGGAGATTATTTCAAGTACAATTGATTCAGCACTGACTATCGAAGGAAGTGCATATGTCAGAAAAAATGCGAACATGATGGTTGAAAAACTTAAAAATGATACTGAGTTCTTTGGAAAATCATACACAAATATAATAGAGCAACCACGTAAAGACGGAACAAACGTTTGGACAGAGTTAGTAACACGATTCTATTTGAATGATAAAACCGGAAGAATAGAAATTCATGGCGTGACACGAGACATTTCAGAAAGGAAAAAAGCTGAGGACGAAATTCGACGAAAGAATAAAGAACTTGAGAAATTAAACTTAGAAAAAGACAAGTTCTTTTCAATAATTTCGCACGATTTAAGAAGCCCATTTAACGGGATACTCGGTTTATCGAATCTAATGGCGACGGACATACAGCAACTTACAAGAGAAGAAATACAGGAAATATCGTTGAACTTAAACAAGAGTGCAAACAACTTTTACAGACTACTTACAAACCTTCTTGAATGGGCAAAAATGCAGGGGAGAATGACAGAATACAATCCCGAAAAGCTCATGTTGAAAAATTTCATATTCGAAGTAATTAATCTGTTTACGGAAACGGCAAATAAAAAAGACATAAAACTTGAATTCACGGCAGTTGATGGATTTGAGGTAACAACCGACCGATTCATGCTTGACACAATATTACGAAACTTAGTATCGAATTCATTGAAGTTTACGAATAAGGGCGGCAGAATTGATATAACCGCAAAGAAAGACAGCAAAAAGACTGAAATTACAGTAAAAGACACAGGAATCGGGATGAGCAAAGAAATTTTGGAAAATCTTTTTAAGATTGACAGCAAGCAACTGAGTCGTTACGGAACAGACAATGAGCCGGGTACGGGACTTGGTTTGATATTATGCAAGGAGTTTATTGACAGACATAATGGAGAGCTTCGAGTAAAAAGTGACGAGGGGGCAGGAAGTGAATTTACAATTGTGTTATTAAATGACGAGGTTGACACATAG